From the Bacilli bacterium genome, the window GCGGCTTCTTGCGGGTATGATAGCCAAGATGACGCGGAAATGTTGGTGCGGCGGCTGCAAGAAGAAGCGGAAGCCCAAAAGCGCCTTGTGGATATGCGCGAGCGGAAGCGGGAAAAGGCGCGCGAACTGAAAAGCGAAGCGGCTGCGCAAGAAACGGAACTGCTTCGCGTCCGCGGGCGGATCGCCGAATTGCTTCGGGAGGCAAAAGCGGAAAACGAAGAAGATTTTCGCCGGCGCGCCGCCCTGTTTGAACGCATTTGCCGTCTGCGCCAACAATCGGAGCATTATGCCGCGCTGGTATATGCGCAATGCGGCGAGCGGGAGCGGGACAAGCTGATCGCGGCTCTGCGCGCTGAAGATGAACAATCGCTGAACAGGAAGCTTAATGAAACGGCGGCGGAAATCGCCGAACTGGATAATCGGCTGGCGCAGCTTTTGGTGGAAAAAGGCGCGTTGGAGCACCGGATACAGGCGTTGGAAAGCGACGGCAGCCATGCCGACAAGCTGCAGCAATTGGAAGAAGAGGTGGCGTTATTGCGCCATTCCGCCAAAGAATGGGCGGTTTACGCCCTAAGTCTGCGTCTGATTCAAGCGGCCAAAGAGATTTGCGAAAAAGACAAGCAGCCCGGCGTACTTTTGCGCGCATCCGCGTATTTTCGGCTCATTACCGGCGGCAAATTCACCAGAGTGCTGGCCCCGGTCGGCGCTAAGCTGTTAAAAGTCGAACGGGCCAACGGGGAGCAGCTTGAACCGGCGCAGTTAAGCAGAGGCACTGCGGAACAGTTGTATTTGTCGATGCGCTTCGCGCTGGCGGCGGAAATCGCCCAAAAGGCTCTGATGCCCATCATCATGGACGATATTTTCGTCAATTTCGATAAACCGCGCTTGCTTCATGCTTTAAAAGCCGTCGAAAAGGTCGCCCAAAAACAGCAAGTGTTGCTGTTTACCTGTCACGCCCATGTGCGCGAAGCGGTTCTCGCGGTGATGCCGGATGCCCGTCTTTTGCCGCTTGACGGCTCATCGTGACGATTTTCATACATAAATCATTTTAATCGTCATGCCGCCGTCAATGATCAAATGCTGCCCGGTAATGAAGCCGGCTTTGTCGTCGCACAGATAAAGGCACGCGTGCGCGACATCTTCCGGCACGCCAACGCGGCCGA encodes:
- a CDS encoding recombination protein RecF is translated as AASCGYDSQDDAEMLVRRLQEEAEAQKRLVDMRERKREKARELKSEAAAQETELLRVRGRIAELLREAKAENEEDFRRRAALFERICRLRQQSEHYAALVYAQCGERERDKLIAALRAEDEQSLNRKLNETAAEIAELDNRLAQLLVEKGALEHRIQALESDGSHADKLQQLEEEVALLRHSAKEWAVYALSLRLIQAAKEICEKDKQPGVLLRASAYFRLITGGKFTRVLAPVGAKLLKVERANGEQLEPAQLSRGTAEQLYLSMRFALAAEIAQKALMPIIMDDIFVNFDKPRLLHALKAVEKVAQKQQVLLFTCHAHVREAVLAVMPDARLLPLDGSS